One window of Magnetococcales bacterium genomic DNA carries:
- a CDS encoding AAA family ATPase — protein sequence MTNIDPRSVNGTHILLGAEITGGFMEGARLEFSQGLNCIIGGRGTGKTTILEFIRYVLGLMPDPRRGGKSRAQAVVQSNLANGRVRLHFRTRHGMRYTAERPWNDDCQVLDENGAATAISLDRDRIFRADVYSQNEIEQIATDTGFQLKLIDQFEEENIRSINGEITRLLRDIDHSYGELAELARQLGDLTETASEGPAIEEKLKGFQQQNTGPDAKLIEQAHTHKALRERETKALASLATEFTSLGPKFQSYADTMAQRLEGYIGSDIATGPNQVLFQGVGNRVREFLDEFRKAVPWVHEHCQITLNALAGVASELENHHAGQEQAYRELMAKSQEEQSRITERTTLQKRHLEVSDARRSLEELKRQHAVKSGKHREMTSRLSGLRDERFRLRKSVADRLTQALQPTIRVTVTQAGNRQAFADLLTEGLKGSGLKYASLVDKIVQNLSPEELAICVQRKDASRLAEMAGMELSRAVTVIDRLVASQMVGKMETVEMEDLPRIELLDGRDYKDAGSLSTGQRCTTILPILLMESERPLLIDQPEDNLDNAFIFETIVKSVKEAKASRQLIFVTHNPNIPVLGDADRVFVLSSDGRRGTITHQGTVDEVKERIETLLEGGREAFLRRKARYGH from the coding sequence ATGACCAATATCGATCCAAGATCAGTAAATGGAACCCACATTTTGCTGGGTGCCGAAATCACCGGTGGCTTCATGGAAGGGGCGCGCCTGGAGTTCTCCCAGGGACTCAACTGCATCATCGGCGGTCGGGGGACCGGCAAGACCACCATCCTGGAGTTCATCCGCTATGTCCTGGGGCTGATGCCGGACCCCAGGCGCGGCGGCAAATCCCGCGCCCAGGCCGTGGTGCAAAGCAATCTCGCCAATGGCCGGGTCCGTCTCCATTTTCGTACTCGCCACGGGATGCGGTATACAGCGGAGCGTCCATGGAACGACGATTGTCAGGTGCTGGACGAGAACGGAGCGGCCACGGCCATCTCCCTGGATCGGGACCGCATCTTCCGGGCCGATGTCTACAGCCAGAACGAAATCGAACAGATCGCCACCGATACTGGCTTCCAGTTGAAGCTGATCGACCAGTTCGAGGAAGAGAACATCCGCTCGATCAACGGCGAGATCACGCGCCTGCTGCGTGACATCGACCACAGCTACGGGGAACTGGCGGAATTGGCGCGCCAGTTGGGAGATCTGACGGAGACCGCGTCGGAAGGACCGGCCATCGAGGAGAAGTTGAAGGGGTTTCAGCAGCAGAACACCGGCCCGGACGCCAAGCTCATCGAACAGGCCCACACCCACAAGGCCCTGCGAGAGAGGGAGACCAAGGCCCTCGCCAGTCTGGCGACAGAGTTCACCTCACTGGGCCCCAAATTTCAGAGCTATGCCGACACCATGGCCCAGCGATTGGAGGGGTACATCGGGTCGGACATTGCGACTGGCCCGAACCAGGTTCTGTTCCAGGGGGTCGGTAACCGAGTCAGGGAATTCCTCGACGAGTTCCGCAAGGCGGTTCCCTGGGTGCATGAACACTGCCAGATCACCCTGAACGCCCTGGCTGGCGTGGCAAGCGAACTGGAAAACCATCATGCCGGTCAGGAGCAGGCCTATCGGGAGCTGATGGCCAAATCCCAGGAGGAGCAAAGCCGCATCACCGAACGCACCACGCTGCAAAAACGGCATCTGGAAGTGAGCGATGCCCGCCGGTCGTTGGAGGAGTTGAAACGGCAGCACGCTGTAAAATCCGGAAAGCACCGGGAAATGACCTCCCGTCTGTCCGGATTGCGGGATGAGCGTTTTCGGCTCCGCAAGTCCGTCGCTGACCGTCTGACCCAGGCATTGCAGCCCACCATCCGGGTGACCGTGACCCAGGCGGGCAACCGGCAGGCCTTCGCCGATTTGCTGACCGAGGGACTCAAGGGGTCAGGTCTCAAGTACGCCAGCCTGGTTGACAAAATCGTGCAGAATCTCTCGCCGGAAGAACTGGCCATCTGCGTCCAGCGTAAGGATGCGAGCCGTTTGGCGGAGATGGCGGGGATGGAACTCAGCCGAGCCGTAACGGTGATCGACAGACTGGTGGCGTCACAGATGGTCGGCAAGATGGAGACCGTCGAGATGGAGGATCTGCCCCGTATCGAATTGCTGGATGGCCGGGATTACAAGGACGCCGGGTCACTTTCCACCGGCCAGCGATGCACCACCATCCTGCCCATCCTGTTGATGGAGAGCGAACGCCCCCTGCTCATCGACCAGCCCGAGGACAACCTGGACAACGCCTTCATTTTCGAGACCATCGTCAAGAGCGTCAAGGAGGCCAAAGCCAGTCGCCAGCTCATCTTCGTGACCCACAACCCCAACATCCCCGTGTTGGGAGATGCCGACCGGGTGTTCGTGCTTTCCTCGGATGGACGCCGGGGAACCATCACCCACCAGGGGACGGTGGACGAGGTCAAGGAGCGGATCGAGACTTTGCTGGAAGGAGGCCGGGAGGCCTTCCTGCGGCGCAAAGCGCGCTACGGGCATTGA
- a CDS encoding phosphohydrolase codes for MADKRKGSWIQTVTGRQFWPMDAKPEEVDILDIAHSLSMLCRFNGHCNRFYSVAEHAVHVSHVVGPEHARWGLLHDAAEAFLSDIPQPVKRELTVFHEIEEQLLHVIAERFGLPAGLPVEVKQADMLLLATEKAVLMGPEPAPWEGIPDPLAPGMIQGWSPDQARREFLARFSELFEVMYAPI; via the coding sequence ATGGCAGACAAGAGAAAAGGATCATGGATTCAAACTGTTACCGGGAGGCAATTCTGGCCCATGGATGCCAAGCCGGAGGAGGTGGACATCCTCGACATCGCCCATTCCCTGTCCATGCTCTGCCGGTTCAACGGCCATTGCAACCGGTTCTATTCCGTGGCCGAGCACGCCGTCCACGTCTCCCATGTGGTAGGTCCGGAACATGCCCGCTGGGGCCTGCTCCACGATGCGGCGGAAGCCTTCCTCTCGGATATTCCCCAGCCGGTCAAACGAGAACTGACGGTATTCCATGAAATCGAGGAACAGCTTCTTCATGTGATTGCCGAGCGGTTTGGTCTTCCTGCTGGGCTACCTGTCGAGGTGAAGCAAGCCGATATGCTGCTTCTGGCTACCGAGAAGGCGGTGCTCATGGGGCCGGAGCCTGCACCGTGGGAAGGAATTCCCGATCCCTTGGCACCGGGCATGATCCAGGGGTGGAGTCCTGACCAAGCCCGGCGGGAATTCCTGGCTCGGTTTAGCGAATTATTTGAAGTGATGTACGCCCCGATATAG
- a CDS encoding HAMP domain-containing histidine kinase, whose protein sequence is MMMATEPETGLTGLLKDIDSDQWSTVREAVDQAGGLLRQGGLDPTAHSLVGQRLAKLSTHPKWEVRKALAHACLHLRHDTFDRIMAALDMDDNDLVRNAAKRTLSRRSELSRTDMLKDQHGDLMLRWLEELEAKHGPRARNAARRVAEKLHGQFVKELNHEMVKVISPLDASLENIEVEISKTRSNPDDLHRHTRRARERVRFLISILESLRALTQEVEPDFQTESLRSMVEEAIHLVRDRKKENRAMEADIRIDPAITVEANRHLLLQALTNIIQNSVDAYAGARCLPVIAITAHEHNGSRVQVTIVDQGCGMSEEAVKDAFQLFATSKPHGTGFGLTIAKKIIESDHNGMVYLGSVKGKGTTVTIMLPKEQEGREW, encoded by the coding sequence TTGATGATGGCGACGGAACCGGAAACCGGGCTGACGGGATTGCTGAAGGACATTGATTCCGACCAGTGGTCGACGGTTCGCGAGGCCGTGGATCAGGCAGGTGGCCTGCTGCGCCAGGGAGGTTTGGACCCCACTGCGCATTCTCTGGTTGGGCAACGTCTGGCCAAACTGTCCACCCATCCCAAATGGGAGGTGAGGAAGGCCCTGGCCCACGCCTGTCTTCACCTGCGCCACGACACTTTCGACAGGATCATGGCCGCCCTGGACATGGATGACAACGATCTGGTCCGCAATGCCGCCAAGCGCACCCTTTCCCGGCGGTCGGAGCTATCCAGGACGGACATGCTCAAGGATCAGCATGGGGATCTCATGCTGCGCTGGTTGGAAGAACTGGAAGCCAAGCATGGTCCTCGCGCCCGCAACGCGGCGCGCCGGGTGGCGGAAAAGCTGCACGGCCAATTCGTGAAGGAACTGAACCACGAGATGGTCAAGGTGATCTCGCCCCTGGATGCCTCCCTGGAGAACATCGAGGTGGAGATCTCGAAGACCCGTTCCAATCCGGATGATCTGCATCGCCACACCCGACGCGCCAGGGAGCGGGTGCGCTTTTTGATTTCCATTCTGGAATCCCTGCGCGCCCTGACCCAGGAGGTGGAGCCTGATTTTCAGACGGAGAGCCTGCGTTCGATGGTCGAGGAAGCCATCCATCTGGTGCGCGACCGCAAGAAGGAGAACCGGGCGATGGAGGCCGACATCCGCATCGACCCTGCCATCACCGTGGAGGCCAACCGGCATCTGCTGTTGCAGGCATTGACCAACATCATCCAGAACAGCGTGGACGCCTATGCGGGAGCACGATGCCTCCCTGTCATCGCCATCACGGCCCACGAGCACAATGGCAGCCGGGTGCAGGTGACCATCGTCGATCAGGGATGCGGCATGTCCGAGGAGGCGGTAAAGGACGCCTTCCAACTCTTTGCCACCAGCAAGCCGCATGGCACCGGCTTCGGGCTGACCATCGCCAAGAAGATCATCGAATCCGACCACAACGGCATGGTCTATCTTGGGAGCGTCAAGGGCAAGGGCACCACGGTGACCATCATGCTTCCGAAAGAACAGGAGGGGCGGGAATGGTGA